In Chryseobacterium sp., the genomic window TGAAAAAATCAAAATATTTATTTCCGGAAGATTATATGGCAGATCCTTCCGTTCATGTTTTTGAAGGTAAACTGTATATCTACCCCTCTCATGACCGGGAAAGCGGAATCGAAGAAAACGATAACGGTGATCATTTCGATATGAATGATTATCATGTATTTTCACTGGATGATGTAAATAGCGGAGAAATTAAAGATCATGGCGTAGTGCTTTCCGTGAAAGATGTTCCCTGGGCAGGCAGGCAGTTGTGGGATTGCGATGTCGCCTTTAAAGACGGGAAATATTATATGTATTTTCCTCTGAAAGATCAAAATGATATCTTCAGAATAGGAGTTGCAGTGAGTGACAGGCCTTATGGTCCTTTTATTCCTGAAAAACATCCGATGATGGGAAGTTACAGCATCGATCCCTGTATTTTTGAGGATAACGGAAAATATTTTATGTATTTCGGAGGAATCTGGGGCGGACAGCTGCAACGGTACAGGAACAATAAGGCATTGGAATCTGCAGTTATTCCGCAGGATGACGAGCCAGCTATTGCTTCAAAAGTGGTAATGCTGAGCGATAATATGCTGGAATTTGCTGAGGAGCCGAAAGACGTTCTTATTCTGGATGAAAATGGAAACCCTTTGCTTCACGGTGATGAGCACCGTTTTTTTGAAGCTTCGTGGATGCATCAATACAATGGCAAATATTATTTTTCATATTCTACGGGGGATACCCATTTGATTTGCTATGCAACCGGCGATAATCCTTACGGTCCGTTTATTTTTCAGGGTGAAATTCTGACCCCTGTTGTTGGATGGACCACGCATCACAGCATTGTAGAATGTAAAGGGAAATGGTACCTGTTTTTCCACGATTCGGTTCCGAGTGGCGGCAAAACATGGCTCAGAAGTATGAAAGTTATTGAACTGGAATATGATCATGAAGGAAAAATAAAAACGATTGAAGGTCTGGAAGATCAGCAATAAAAATAGGTAATCATTTTAAAATTTTCCAATGCAGTATCTTAGAGTATACACCCTGTTTTTTCTGATGTTCCCGTTACTGATTTTTGCGGAAGACGGAAGTCAGCTCTGGCTTCGGTTTCCTGCAAAAAAAGGAATATCAATAGATCAAATTATTTCTAAAGGGAACAGCCCGATGCTGGATATTGCCAGAAAAGAACTGAGCAGCCACTGGCAGGGGCAGGCGGTGGAACTTCGTACGGAAAATTCGGCTAAAAGTCTGAAAGACGGATACAGAATTGTTTCCACTCCTGAAAAAATTGTCATTTCTGCAGGAAAAGAAATAGGACTATTGTATGGTGTTTATCATATTTTGCGGTTACAGCAGACAAAAGCTGATCTGTCTCACTTAAATACTATTGAAAAATCTTCATATGATGTACGGATTCTTGACCATTGGGATAATCTGGATGGAAGTATTGAAAGGGGATATGCCGGAAGATCACTTTGGAAATGGGAAGATTTACCCGGCAAGATTTCTCCGCGCTACGAAGAATATGCGAGAGCTAATGCTTCAGTGGGAATCAACTCGGTTGTTTTGAATAACGTTAACGCATCTCCCAATATGCTTCGGGAAGATTATCTCAAAAAAGTAAAGATTTTAGCAGATATTTTCAGGCCTTATGGCATAAAAGTATACCTGTCCGTGAATTTTTCCTCACCCAAAGTATTGGGCGGATTACAAAATTCAGATCCCCTGAATAAAGAGGTGCAAAAATGGTGGAAAGACAAAGCGGCTGAAATTTACAGGTTGATCCCTGATTTTGGCGGATTTTTGGTGAAAGCTAACTCCGAAGGACAGCCGGGGCCCCAGGATTACGGAAGAACCCATGCTGACGGAGCCAATATGATGGCCGATGCATTGAAACCTTATAAAGGAATCGTAATGTGGAGGGCATTTGTCTACAGCCCAAGTAAAGACGACAGGGCGAAACAGGCTTATCTGGAATTCGTGCCTCTGGATGGTAAATTCAGGGATAATGTGATTATTCAGATTAAAAACGGACCGATTGATTTTCAGCCCCGTGAAGCTTTTAATCCACTGTTCGGTGCTTTGAGGAAAACCTCCGAAATGGTAGAATTTCAGATCACACAGGAATATCTGGGCTTTTCAAACCACCTTGTTTATCTGGCTCCTTTATTCAAAGAAACATTGGAAAGCGATACGTATTCTGACGGACAGGGATCTACGATTGCTAAAATTACAGACGGTACACTAAGACCTGCAAAAATTACAGCCATTTCAGCCGTTGCCAATATCGGAGAAGATGCCAACTGGACAGGCCATCATTTTGCTCAGGCTAACTGGTACGCGTTTGGAAGACTGGCATGGAACCACCAGCTGAGTTCAGAGCAGATTGCAGACGAATGGATTAAAATGACGTTTACAGATAACCCAAACTTCCTGAATCCGGTAAAAGAAATCATGCTTTCATCCAGGGAAACCGCCGTGGATTATATGATGCCTTTAGGCCTTCACCATATCTTTGCGGGTGGACATCACTATGGCCCTGAGCCATGGGGAAATTATAAAGGCGGAAGGCCGGACTGGTCACCTGTATATTATCACCAGGCTGATGCGCAGGGAATTGGTTTTGACAGAACAAAAACAGGGAGTAATGCTGTTTCACAGTATTTTCCGCCACTTGATGAAAAGTATGGGAATATCTCAACCTGCCCGGAAAATCTTATTCTATGGTTTCATCATGTTCCGTGGGATGATACAATGAAAAATGGTAAAACGCTGTGGGATGAGTTGTGCTATACTTATGATTCCGGAGTGAAAAAAGTAAGAGATTATCAGAAAATATGGGATCGAATGGAACCTTATATTGACAGACAAAGGTTTGCCGATGTTCAGTCAAAGCTCAGAATTCAATCCAGAGATGCAGTTTGGTGGAAAGAAGCCTGCCTGCTTTATTTCCAGACTTTTTCTAAAAAGCCTATTCCCTATGACATTGAACGTCCTGTTCATGAGCTGGAAGATCTGAAGAAAATCAAACTGGATATGACCCATCATAATTAAAAATGAGGCAGCTCTTTTTCCTTATCGGAAATGAGAGCTGCCTCAAAACAATAAACTGTAAGTAAAATTTTAATCCAAAATAATTTGGAATGATATAAAATTAGTCTGGAAATAGTCCGGTTTATCGGAGAGAAATCATTTTGTTAAAAATATTCCCGTTTTCTTCGACTCTGATTATATATTGGTCTGCTGTTTTGGGATCAAGATCAAAAGTGATATCCACTTTGCCGTCAGCATATTTTTTGCTGGAAGCATAATAAGTTGTATTGGAAAGGTCATACACTGAAATGCTTACAGGCCCCTTCACATCAGACATATGGAGTTTTGCCATATGACCCGAAATTGTATATTCCGGTTTATTGACTGCACTTATGGGATTTTTTTCCACTTCCATCACATTCTCAGCACTGATTTTTATTTTGTACTTCTCTATCTTCATTTCGGATTCTGCCACCAGATAATAGGTTCCCGGAACAAAATTCTGAAAATCGTAAGTTTTTGTTACATGAT contains:
- a CDS encoding glycoside hydrolase family 43 protein; this encodes MKKSKYLFPEDYMADPSVHVFEGKLYIYPSHDRESGIEENDNGDHFDMNDYHVFSLDDVNSGEIKDHGVVLSVKDVPWAGRQLWDCDVAFKDGKYYMYFPLKDQNDIFRIGVAVSDRPYGPFIPEKHPMMGSYSIDPCIFEDNGKYFMYFGGIWGGQLQRYRNNKALESAVIPQDDEPAIASKVVMLSDNMLEFAEEPKDVLILDENGNPLLHGDEHRFFEASWMHQYNGKYYFSYSTGDTHLICYATGDNPYGPFIFQGEILTPVVGWTTHHSIVECKGKWYLFFHDSVPSGGKTWLRSMKVIELEYDHEGKIKTIEGLEDQQ
- a CDS encoding alpha-glucuronidase — encoded protein: MQYLRVYTLFFLMFPLLIFAEDGSQLWLRFPAKKGISIDQIISKGNSPMLDIARKELSSHWQGQAVELRTENSAKSLKDGYRIVSTPEKIVISAGKEIGLLYGVYHILRLQQTKADLSHLNTIEKSSYDVRILDHWDNLDGSIERGYAGRSLWKWEDLPGKISPRYEEYARANASVGINSVVLNNVNASPNMLREDYLKKVKILADIFRPYGIKVYLSVNFSSPKVLGGLQNSDPLNKEVQKWWKDKAAEIYRLIPDFGGFLVKANSEGQPGPQDYGRTHADGANMMADALKPYKGIVMWRAFVYSPSKDDRAKQAYLEFVPLDGKFRDNVIIQIKNGPIDFQPREAFNPLFGALRKTSEMVEFQITQEYLGFSNHLVYLAPLFKETLESDTYSDGQGSTIAKITDGTLRPAKITAISAVANIGEDANWTGHHFAQANWYAFGRLAWNHQLSSEQIADEWIKMTFTDNPNFLNPVKEIMLSSRETAVDYMMPLGLHHIFAGGHHYGPEPWGNYKGGRPDWSPVYYHQADAQGIGFDRTKTGSNAVSQYFPPLDEKYGNISTCPENLILWFHHVPWDDTMKNGKTLWDELCYTYDSGVKKVRDYQKIWDRMEPYIDRQRFADVQSKLRIQSRDAVWWKEACLLYFQTFSKKPIPYDIERPVHELEDLKKIKLDMTHHN